DNA sequence from the Candidatus Zixiibacteriota bacterium genome:
ATCTTTCCGCAGATAAATCTGCATTCGTGTCGATGAATCCCTTAGGTCTGCAAAATAGACTTTGCCCATTTTGCGGCGCGTCATAATTCGCCCGGCGACTGAAACTGATTGCTCGTTTGCGGCAAGAGTATCGAAATTCTCAAGCAGTTCGTTCAGATGGTGGCTACGTTCGAAACGGTAGGGGTAGGGATTTATTCCCATTTCCCGAATCTGGCGGATTTTCTCGCGTCGTATTCGGATGAGATCCGCGAGAGGGGCTTGAATTTCCGCTTCGGGTGCGGGTTCTGCTTTATTGTTATGTTTCTGTTCGCTCATACTAACTGTGCTGTTCTAACTCTTGGCTGAAATTAACTATTGTCGCGGCAATACTATTCTTTTTTTGATCCGGCAATTTTCTTTTTTATCGCAAGTTCCACATGTATCGGAACTAGTCCGGCTATGTCGCCGCCATGCCGCGCAACATCCTTTACGATTGTCGATGACAGATAGACCCATGACAACGCCGGCATCAGAAACACGGTCTCGACATCTTTCACCAATCGGCGGTTCATAAGAGCCATCTGGAATTCATATTCAAAATCTGATATGGCCCGCAGGCCGCGGATGATTGCTTGAGCTTTGAGGTCATCGACAAGGGT
Encoded proteins:
- the coaD gene encoding pantetheine-phosphate adenylyltransferase, with protein sequence MNANKPKSLAVYPGTFDPTTNGHISLIERALHLFDEVIVAVASSGAKGPLFDADERLDLMKTSIAEITGGERVKVLKFDGLLATLVDDLKAQAIIRGLRAISDFEYEFQMALMNRRLVKDVETVFLMPALSWVYLSSTIVKDVARHGGDIAGLVPIHVELAIKKKIAGSKKE